The Candidatus Desulfatibia profunda nucleotide sequence CAACAAAGCCTGGGAGAGATCTTTATCAATTCTCAGACACATTCCGATTCGACTTTGGGGGTATTTGTTTGTGGACAATTTTACCCCTCAAAACAACGGCTCGATATCTCGATCGCTGATGCCGGAATTACCATCCCCGGAAGGGTCAACCGCCGCTTTAAAATTAATGCACAGCCCTTAAGAGCTTTACGATGGGCGTTGGTTGAGGGACATACGACAAAGGAAGACGCTCCGGGTGGGGTGGGACTGAAATTACTAAAGGGATTTGTTGCCCTAAATGGAGGTCGAATGCAAATCGCGAGCGGTAGAGCTTTTTGGCAGTTTCAGAAAGGTACCGAAGTATTTAATGATTTAGAGCATGAGTTTCCCGGAACTATTGTCAATCTTGAAATACAAACTGCAGATAGCAAGTCGTATAGCGCTAAAGATATCTAATTGGAGAAACTACAATGAGTGAACCGATACTTATTCGTGTTGCCGATCTTGTCGGCGGCCGTAGAGCCGTTGATGCTGCAGACGGCGAGAAGGTTTTTGAAAAAATTCTGCCGGTGATTAAAGACGGCCGAAAGGTCAGGCTCTCCTTCGAGGGTATTACCATGGTTATTACCGCCTTTCTCAACGCTGCTATCGGAAAGCTTTACGGCAGTTTGCCAGAGGAGCAGGTGGACAAGATGCTTGAGGTGCGCGATCTTATTCCGGCATTCCAGCCGTCGCTGGATAAGTCCATCGAATGGTCAAAGGCTTACTATCGCGATCCGGATCGTCTAATAAAGGCCATCATGGAGGAACTGGGAGATGAAGAATAAGGCTTTCGATGCCCGCAGTCACGCGTTTTCAAATTCGGATTCCATGTTGGTCGATGCCAACATATGGCTGTATCTTCTCGGACCGGCATCAGTCTCGCAAACATGGGCTTCCATTTATTCCGGTGTGTTTAATCGCATCCTCTCCGCCGGATCTCTGCTGTCCCTTGATGTGCTGGTTCTTTCTGAGTTCATCAACCAATTCGCAAGGCTGGAAATGCGACGTCTTCAACCGGGACAATATGACTTCAAGGCGTTTCGAGGGTCCGCCGACTTTCCGCCCGTAGCCCGATCTATTGAATCTCAGGTGAATCAAATTCTCATGGTATGCCGTCCGGTGGATCATCCCTTTTCAGAGTGGAGGCTTTCAGATCTTTTGAATGATTTTGGGACTGGAGCTATGGATTGGAACGACCAACTTATCACGGA carries:
- a CDS encoding PIN domain-containing protein, with the protein product MKNKAFDARSHAFSNSDSMLVDANIWLYLLGPASVSQTWASIYSGVFNRILSAGSLLSLDVLVLSEFINQFARLEMRRLQPGQYDFKAFRGSADFPPVARSIESQVNQILMVCRPVDHPFSEWRLSDLLNDFGTGAMDWNDQLITENCRKHGLALLTNDGDFTKGGISVFTANNRLLAACP
- a CDS encoding STAS-like domain-containing protein; translated protein: MSEPILIRVADLVGGRRAVDAADGEKVFEKILPVIKDGRKVRLSFEGITMVITAFLNAAIGKLYGSLPEEQVDKMLEVRDLIPAFQPSLDKSIEWSKAYYRDPDRLIKAIMEELGDEE
- a CDS encoding ATP-binding protein — translated: MIYKLSNVGSNRDGFAALAALSETTSDLEYSSLELSFASVSWFDANMAAPLGAILACVRDRYNTVSIVDLAWGQLSILQRNGFLDGFGYPAPGNWGGTVLPYKRFKTTDANRFYDYIDEFLPGKGLPEMTSDFSLQFQQSLGEIFINSQTHSDSTLGVFVCGQFYPSKQRLDISIADAGITIPGRVNRRFKINAQPLRALRWALVEGHTTKEDAPGGVGLKLLKGFVALNGGRMQIASGRAFWQFQKGTEVFNDLEHEFPGTIVNLEIQTADSKSYSAKDI